TTTATCGACGATTTTTTAATGTGGAtaaatcatcaataattttgatttactaACGAATTTTATGCATTAGAAACAAATTTTAGccatcaataatattaattgttttttataatgtatcaattttaaatgtaaataacaTGTAAGTATTATAAGACccttatataaaagaaaaaagaaaatgttaaaaataatatgatatagtATTACCTCTAACAAGTAAAGTATGACGATCTTAATTTATTCTAATATGTTTTACTCATCACATAATTGTAGATCGATTCACATATatctaaactaaattataaaaaattaacaaagtttattgttattttttttaatctcaatttaaatatattataaaagtaaaaatttatggtaaatataacagttaaaataacttttaaattaattgtttattataaatataaattcatactTCTAGAAAAATTTTATTagcaaaataataaatcaaatattcaaaatacaaaatatgctACACAATAATTAgagattaaacaaaaataaataaaaccaaccCATACAAACCATGAGTtatgttattaataaatttaaatattcagtTAGTATGTTACAAGTTTTTTATCTATTAGAAATAAAggaaatttacaatatataaataaatagatatcagttttataaattaaattaaatttcaatttcaatttttggtaACCAACCCATACCCCATATGTCTCATATTGTTATCTCTAATTTCTTTTCACTCCAATTCAGAAAAGTTTATTAGTATTTTGGACACTATATAAGTTTTTCTATTGTGTCCcttaaaaaatgttaacaatTATTAAGAACTTTTACAGTCAATATGTCTTGATTTCATGATTATCTCTCACACATAAAAAACTTTATTACACGATCTCATGCACAATTACATCATAAGGGACTCATTATTCATATAGCCAGAGAATATCATGCTTTTAGAACAAATAGCATTCATCAACGCATTATTGTTTACTCAGTCTTGCTGCATTGAAACtgatttaagaaatttttttgaagtgatttagatgaaaataacatatatttttttctttatgcaaATTTATGCAACGTTAAGTGAATTTTAGGATAAATTAAACTATCATTTCTGTATTATTAACTATCATCATCATTAAAAGAGTAATTTCCATGATGACAAAGAAATAATATACCATACAATGATTATGGATTAAAGCGGTGTGATATGACATTTCTTaaattagttatattaaaaaaaatgtaaaaaagtgtTCTTTTATGCATATTTAATCGAATATAAAACATACAACTTTAGTTTTAGAAACCCCACTATACTGTACGTCCACTTTTTAAGTTTACTGAAAACCAACATAGAAATTTTACTAGTTTTTAAATCCACTACATCTATATCAATTACATAACTAAGTATAATGAATGCTACATGCATATGTATAAGCTAAAAACACACCCATGTGAATGATATATAGTATTAAGCAATTTGTACAAatgtgaaaagaagaaaatgtgagATGATTATTCCAAAGCAAAGATGTAAAATCTGTTTCAAGTATAATTTAAggtcttgttttgttttgttttagaaGTAAATGGGTTTATGTTTAGTAAGTTTTGGTAATTATAGGAAAatcttcttttaacaacacttttttaataactttttgataacgTATATATGACAActtgtgattggttcgttttaaatattttttaaacataaattcaaatagaccaataaaatgatgacacgtattctattataaaaaaattgtcaaaaagtattgtcaaaatatgattatcGTTTTTTAAAGGAAGGGATCAAATAATGTTACGAGGAGCACTTTCCGAAAGTGGAGCCATAAAAAAGATAGATCATGAAAAGGACCAGAGAAGTCTACATATCTCGTGCGaaaccatttatttattttgataaaacaaCAATTGACTCCTTCTATCTTTTCGACAACTTAGAATTACCAACATGTCCTTATCTTTTTTGAACCGACCAATATATAATTCACAATGCCAAATTAAGAATATCTATATGCTATATCATCAACAACTGATTTGTAATTGTCATGCATTTTCAGTCACTTTCTTCATTTAAAATCCCAACCAACATCATTCCATGCATGACCTAGAATTTTTAATGAAGTTCAAGTTCagtatcatcatcaaaataacTACTATCTTGTGTATCCTATAAAGGAAGTAGAAGATGGATTGTCGCCGCCATAGATATAGTGTTTGCAGAGATAATGGATAGATAAAGTGCAGAGAAACAATATTTAGAAACAGTGTGTGATTAAGTGTGAAGTGTGTGGTGTCCACCAACAAGAGACATGAGCTCAAAACGAAACAATTTGTTTGTCAGCGTCGTACTCCACAATATCCACCACGtgctttttcttattattattattattattgtttattactGGATTAGAGGTGTAGAATAAAGCAATTAAGGTGGCCCTACCGCGTtgtctgatgatgatgataCCTTGATGTTCTGGGTGTTACCCATCATCTCCATGCCTCTCACACTCCTTTTACGCTCCTTCCCATCAACACGTTTTCATGTTTAGAccttcaaaatcaaatcaaccCCACGCACTGCACAACCTaagtatatacatatacatatataagacCACTTCCTCGTCCTCCTTTGCCGCCGCCAATTCCACTTCACATGAACATGGAGAAGCATGCGATGTCTGGTGGTGGAGATTGTAAGAGTGGCGAAAAGTTATACAAAGGTGCGAGGAAGAGAAAGTGGGGGAAATGGGTTTCTGAAATCAGACTCCCCAATAGCCGAAAACGCATATGGTTAGGGTCTTATGATTCTCCTGAAAAAGCAGCACGAGCCTTCGATGCTGCCCTTTTCTGTCTACGTGGTCGCCGTGCCAATTTCAACTTCCCCAACACTCCTTGCAACATGGACACCAATGTGCCTCTGCCTGTGCCTGCTCTCCAATCTCTTACTCCACACGAGATTCAAGAGGTTGCTGCTAAGTTTGCAAACGAGGACCCATTACTACTAAAACCTCTTGCACAAGAATCTCATGCtgatgctgctgctgctgctgctgctgggAATTCTTCATCATTTCGAGGGAATTTGTGTAAATCTGACGGCACAGTAGAGAGTAGTTCTATTACCTGCACGCCCACCACCACTACCTTATGTTCTACTATGCATGAATGTGATGGATTGGTGCAGGTGGATCATGGGGACATGGATTGGACATTTTTGAAAGAGTTTGATTACTCCAACGAAGTTTTCCCTGTTGGATCCGACTATGATCTCTACTCTGAGCTACACAAGATGCACTCAACTTCAGGTGAGTTATTGTATTCCACTCCACCCCCACCTCCTTTTGAGGGTTACCAAGAATTGACCGAAGCTGAAGAAGATCCTTTTTCTCACCAGTCATTCCTTTGGAATTGGAACTTTTGATATCACTCTCCCTACCTTGCTGCCGGACAATCATAAATAAACATCCTTAGtctttgtatatatattatataagaagTTATGTGATGTTTCTAAATAACAATAGCAGGGACAGGAATAGGACACGACACATGCTTTGTCAGACCATATATCCCTTGTCATAATTAAGTATATATGCTTATCTATGTGGCTGGAGACTGGGTTTTTCTTGTGTAATCTGTTCCATAGATTGTCACAGGCTACCTAGCATCCATCCACAGATGTTGTCTTGCATGTTTCTCCTTGGCAATAAGTATTTATACTTTATAGGATGTTTTTTTGTATACTGATATATACAAGTATATATTTATACCTAAGTATACACATGCGATTCATCTGTGATCTATTCTGCCTCTCATCTTCATATTTCTCTGTAAAATTAAATCTTAGAGGATTTGTAGTGCTTAATTTTGCTGTACACAAGTGTATATATAACAGTAAAGTAGTTGATATTAGTTTGTGTTCTGAGCAAAAGTATTTGAGGATATATAAAGGGAAGGCAGCTTAAGAACATTGGGACAATTCATATGTTCTTCACTGCTAGGGATTTCTCTACAATGTAATCTTATTGGGTCtgtcttttttctatttataggtaaattttcatttaaatttcataaatggCATTTCAGGTAACTGCTGAAAACATATATATTCAACTTTTTGAAAGATAAATGGTAGTTCCCACACatatttcatctttaatttGGTACACATCTTGAATTATATTCTTATAAGGGTTTATATAATTGTGTTgtattctcttaaaaaatatacatgtataaaattagggtttccaTATTAGAGGTCTGACAGAAAATGTTTGTAAGTTACATGTGGGAGTacaaatagttattatttttctttaataatttgttacaaatcatattttattttacaaaatttgtaagTTACATATTGATTTGTTACAGATCAATAATATGCAAAGAAGAATATTAAGATTGATTGGTTATTGCTTGAGATGCAATCTTTGAATAGGTTTGTGGAGAAACAAAGGTTTATAAggtttatcataaatatataatgattgaATTCAAGAGGGTAGCCCTAATCTTGAAAAGTTGTTAACTCTgtaattagaattttattttgataaaatgaaCAGAATATTTGCTTCTGTGTTTAGATACAAACTAATTAACTACAATGTTCTCACTGATTTTTATCAATTGGTAGCCTTAATTGTAATGAACTGTGTCATGAAAGGGTATGTTAGTTTTTACCATCAAGTTGAATTGTCTTTTTAATGAATTAGTAAGATTAAGCCAGTTAAATTgggttcattttttttatcaacaattcCTGATTTATTActgatttaattataaatatgataatactGTCTTCATTGagaggagaaaaaagaagaaggaaagttTATGACATTATGATACTACATAACAAGATTAAATTCTCTGAATATTGTGTTTTATatgtgtaaaaaataaataaacaccaTTATTTAtaacaagaaataaacaaaccgtagacaaatatgaaattttactaaaatagtGTAATTTAAGTTCTAATTTATCAAGTggacatatttttaaaaacaattacttatataaaaatacaagttaaaaataaatataaaaaaaacacattatttcagcttgtaatattttttaaaatggtttgtttttaaaatattttttatgattatttgtgATTTATTTGTGTGAATGGgtgtgttctttttttttttaattcattttgtaaaaattaCTTGAATATAATGTtgcaatttttacttttatttatttcacaagaattttatataaaataacttagttagttaatgaaattaatttgttaattgaatataattgaagaaaaatcaaatcaataatGATGAATTTAAGTCTTTATTgtcacaaaataaattcatgaaaataaaatttaaagaacatcaacaaaaatattgaataataacaataaaaacagTTATTTACAAAAACTAATGTCATAACATGAccttcttaattttcttttatatattctgTATGTTCTATATTCCAGAGAGAGATAAGGTGAATGCAAACTGATGTTAAATTTGTGATTAAACATTATTGTAAGCAATAAACTTTCCATGGCAATTAATTCCCAATAACTGATCTctcattttgattattttttaaattatgaagcAATCTTGTTAGTTTTCATAGTAAAGGACGgagaaaaagatttataattttttctcgtaataaattttcaattttatttaattattttgaatattcttatgtaatgttgttgttttggaagaaaaaaagtagTTAGTATAAtcgttttaataaattaatgatatatatcattaacaattattgacaaaaatatgcTCAGACAAATCACAAAAATGTAACAAgtcattgtaatattattatcacaataaaaatatattaaattaaaaaagaaacaaaaggacgttaaaagtattattaaataaatgaaaaattggtTCTTATAAAAGTATTTGAATTCGTACAAAGCCGTACGAATGGTAGGAAAAGCCGGTGGTCAATGACAGACTCGTGTTAACTGCGCAGagtcttcttctttcctttttcaatggttctcacaaattttcttttcatcaataacttcataatatttttaacggTTAAACATtgtcttaaattttaatgaatattggaattagttttttttttttttaaatttggtttaatttagtctctaactttataaatatataaatttagtatttttaatcaaattttattaactttatttgatgtttcgaatgcgtttctcagttaatattgaaataaaaatgtgtcaaatagtgtaaacaattcaaatattatcatgaaacgtgtttcaaacatcaaataaatataacaaactttagttaaaaggactagattcatacatttctaaagttgggagactaaattagagcaaagttttgaaaagggactaattccaattttcactgaaaattaagggaccaaaaacatatttaaccctatttttaaactgaaaataaataattaatgttttctattataagaatattaaattgatttgagatTTAGGTCAGTCAGatcttattttatatgaatttcataatactacattattttatatgattaaaaagtttattttaatacaaaggtcttattaatatttttattattttgttattattcaaagtttaaagtataatttttgtgaattttttttagaatattatacATTGTATAGGACATTTTTATTCCTCACATaatcaaacaattcatttttattacttaatataaattatccaatcaaatatattatttgagaAGGAATGTATAACTGAAATATGAGTTGGTATTCCAAATCAAATTATACACGTTAGATTATTTCTTGGGCGACCCAATAATTTCTCTTTCTGAGAGAGAACTCTAAAATTTCTTGCAATCacgaaaaaattatttaaaaaaaattatcatatttatgatataaaaaaaaaaaactcattttgatgCTATTCAAACATTCTTTAAAGGGAAATATGTGACATGAAGTAGTAACATGTGTGTATtgataattaacatttaaatttatgtgtttaaaattttgagtgaAGTAGATTTGTTGTTTTGTTCTTCATGAGTTCTTCGAGGATATTTAAGTTTGACCTCTTccttttttccattaattctcATGAAATTTCAACGGTCAAATATTGGGTGTTTTCCCTTTCTAGGTGATATGGAATGTTAAGAACACTAATTGATAGAATAAAAATTGCATAGTGGACTTTGAACAATTTCCCATACAAAAGTTGACACGAAATTGCTAATGTAACATGTTTCACAAGTTTatgctttttgttttgttactgcaaaataattataaaacttttcaCACTGGTAATCTTCCAAGCCAAGAATGTCACCATATATAGAGTAGGAAtgaatcataataaatatatgtatggTACAAAGTCTACCataatattctttaattattacaaataattggTTTTATAATAACTCACCTTATTTTTATACAAGacatttattctttatttaatgTCTTATTATACCTTTCTTTATTTAATGTCTTAAGGGATTCGTAAATGAATAGGTAAAGATTTAAGTATATTGAATCGTATAgatttattatataagtatttaatattataaaaaatataaattttaaatttgtaaagacaaataataaaaaaattaatttaataatgaagGTTTAATGGAGATGGAGatagataattaaaaagaaCCATGTATTTCaagtatataaaatagtataaaaaaatgtgtagtTTACTTTAAGAGATTCTGATGAAACACAAAGAAGTTTAAATGAATAGTGTGAAGAAGCTTTTATGACATTGTCTTCTCAAATAACTTAAAGatgtttgttaaaaaaaaagtgataataataatatttgtaatatgatttatttagtGAGGtcctttgttgtttgtttaagAGAAATTTACGTAATTcaattcattgtgaataatgaaaaaattgtgttaaattcTTAATCCTTCTATTACACTTATAATTCTGGTTGGATATTTTTTTGGAAAAGGTCGGTATAcgtgtttataaaattattgtacTTTGCTGTGTTTGATTAGATTGCTCCGAAAGTATATTTATTAGTTTCATTCAAAACTCTTATTTCTAAAGTGACATGttcttttaattactattaaatCTTAGTCCTTAGCTAaccaagattaaaaaaataaatcttaagtacaatgaaaagaaaaaaaaaattcatacaaTGAATAAATACCCTTTaattaaggaagaaaattgtaatttaaaggaaaatgtttttttaataattttttttataattattttataaccgTTTATGTAGTAATTCATGATTCATCTGATTTAAATATacgaaccaataaaataataatttataatttattgtcaaaaagttattaaaaaaaattatcaatcatgatgatttttaaaagcaaataatAGTCACATTATTTGAGTTTTGTTATATTTAGAAGTGAATATGACACTTATACACCAATAAATTGTGAAGGCAAATCAATATCTAGGTTTTCATAGATAAAAAAAGTTGCATGCTAAACTAAAATCATAGAATGCTCTCATATgttttttgttaaaagaaatactCGAAGGTTCATGTTTTAGAAAACGACAAAGATATCTAGAACACTTTTACAATCATGTATGATAATTCTATCAAGATTAGAGGTAACAATTCTAATCTCCTTATTTGCAAACATGATCACTTTAATATGGAAAAACACAAAGACATACACAATATGTTCATTCGCTTTTGAATTAGATAAAATGAGTTAAAAGCTTGTTAATAAACAATATGGTAATTTTAATCGTATTGATAAGTGTTAAGAACTTTGTCTAGTATATGAAAACCACAAATAGAAACTTTAAAAGCCTTAACATATCTAAATACTATGTCTGGAAGCAAACCATAATCTAAAAGTACACAAGTTAGAGTTGTAAAATTAGAGATTCATTAAAGCAAAGTCATTCTCCTTTAAGGCTTCTAAAGTTGAATCATTAAAATAAGGACTTTTAAATGATAAAGACGGAGAAGactaagaaaaagaaacaacattTCTCATCTTACAATAGTTCCTCCAAAAATGAAGAAGAGTAGGAGATTCAAAGAATAAAGTGTTTACGAAAAACAAAATCCCTCATAACAAAGtggtaaaatgaaaatgaactagaatcaaagacaaacaacatttatttcatattaagcAGAGTCTAACTACTCATCAAAGAAATTTGATACATGGTAGATTTTTCATGTTGATACTATAACATTTGAGTCTACCATAAGTTTCTTTCAAACGTCATTTCTCtctttaaatcttttcaaaataataaataaaagttttttgtCAAAAAAGATTGAGTATATTAAAGTTGAGTTTATTAATGCTATATTCAAAGAAAATTTGTTAGAtgtaatgaaaaattgaattataagcTTAATTGGTTAAAAGAGAAATTCACTAAACTCActttaaacttttgaaagaaagtgaaaatgtgtctcttattttcaaaattaaaactttaagaaAGAAAGTCAAAATGAGTCAAAAAGAAATCTTAATGACAAAACTAAGGGTTGTAAAATGGATCGAGTTCATCAATTCTCCAAAATGGGACGACTTGTTGAAATTTTTAACTTACTAACTTTTTTTGGTTTATCTCATCTAGTATGTCAAATTGGTTGTTTAGCCCTTCTTGATTGGTTtgcttgtttaatttttttattaaaaacaaaaagaaattaaaatactgggttttttatattatagtttttaaagatgtgtaaatatataatacttttgtaatttaaattattaatccttacaaattaagtttttaattattaattataatagaataatttaaaatgtaaatgtaataattattttaatttatctaattaaaaatattaattaatcaattaaaagtttaaaaaatgtttatattatcatttaatatatatatatatatatatatatatatatatatatatatatattgctaaATGGATTCATGTGATTTGATGAAGCATGACAGCAAATCGTGGAATATTTTTCGATAAAATTTACGGGGAAATTGAAAATGCTTAggagtgaaaatgaagaaatgtcTACACTACTTGGATTGAATCAGATACAATTTGAAGGGTTTTGTAGGTTCATTGATCGGGGCTTAACAGAAGGGCTTTTTAAGTTTCCAAAAATTGAGGATACAGATCaagaaattgaatttcaattatttttcgaAACATATCAATTATTAGAACCCTTGATAAACGAAAAAGAtgttgtgtatatatatatatatatatatatatatatatatatatatatatatgtatgtatgtatgggatttgctaacttgcgtacgcttgtttttcagttggtacattttagcaatgtgtaccgagtttcagtagacaaaaatactcttatatatcatgaattctaagttttaaggttaagggtattttaataattttcattctcaaaattaaaaaaataaaaaaagaaaccccaaacccttacccacctctctctttcctctcaacctttctctttcatctcttccaCTCCAAACTTCTcgctgtcatccctactctagtccgaattgaaaaaaatcagaaacacttgtcttattttaataattttcattcttaaaattaaacaaagaaaccccaaaccttattcacctctttcattcctctcaaccctttctccttcatctctctcactcaaacattttctctgtcatctcgtACTAGCCCTAACTAAAATAAcactaattattaaataaaatggttagagaaaaaaaaatacttacataaataaaaatattaaaacacctaattttttctttatataattttaaataaaatttcaagatttagaatttttattgtttgattttatcgttgagaattttattatattttgatttgttttttctttagtaaaggaaaacaagttaatgaatttctaccaaaaaaattaaatggccacggagcaatgttacgtagtagtctcaaaatgtaaaggaaggatgctcataagtcttggtgcaagttgtgcccgtcAGCTGtaatatatagtgaagataatgaaattaaagagattttgaatgaactttttcggaaggtgaatatgtcaatgactcaactctttacaaaagtaaatcgtttaataataagtgtttttttagttagggctagtgcagagatgacagagaaaatgtttgagtgagagagatgaaggagaaagggttgagaggaatgaagaagaggagtaagggtttggagtttctttttttagttttgagaatgaaaattatcaaaataaggcaagtgtttatgatttttttctattggagctagagtagggatgatagaggaaaagttggagtgaaagagatgaaaaagaaatgattgagaggaaagagagaggtgggtaagagtttggaagtttattttttatttttttaattttgaaaataaaaattattaaaataccgtTAACCTTAAACcatagaattcatgatataagagtatt
This DNA window, taken from Vigna radiata var. radiata cultivar VC1973A chromosome 5, Vradiata_ver6, whole genome shotgun sequence, encodes the following:
- the LOC106760431 gene encoding ethylene-responsive transcription factor ERF016-like, with product MNMEKHAMSGGGDCKSGEKLYKGARKRKWGKWVSEIRLPNSRKRIWLGSYDSPEKAARAFDAALFCLRGRRANFNFPNTPCNMDTNVPLPVPALQSLTPHEIQEVAAKFANEDPLLLKPLAQESHADAAAAAAAGNSSSFRGNLCKSDGTVESSSITCTPTTTTLCSTMHECDGLVQVDHGDMDWTFLKEFDYSNEVFPVGSDYDLYSELHKMHSTSGELLYSTPPPPPFEGYQELTEAEEDPFSHQSFLWNWNF